From the genome of Chelonia mydas isolate rCheMyd1 chromosome 2, rCheMyd1.pri.v2, whole genome shotgun sequence, one region includes:
- the LOC114021047 gene encoding zinc finger protein 501 has translation MEILKLDAPERLGPCSEHGESIDQMVDLTAHWRAQHGKGDGDEKSFSTMGSHVGTTQPGERAHEYAKCGKRFVKKGNLRAHRRPHRRQGPEEPSGCEGNTTATDLTAHRRPLRRQGSQEPNRCERDLTGDLIRHKTSTTEAEPSPSLEVEESHQGALSAPRGGLRRKRTHTCSECGKKFSKKGNLTKHQRTHRDERPFKCGQCQKSFFVRSQLAQHERIHTGERPYKCAECGKCFTQKSNIIIHQRIHTGERPFKCADCGKSFIDKSQLITHRRTHTGERPFTCSECGKGFRQKITLITHQRIHTREEPYTCPQCSKSFSQKANLMRHQLIHTREGPYICTECGESYSAIGHLKRHQLIHAGDRPHVCTKCGKNFTRKSSLNRHQEIHANDRPYAVVAAENLTVVYEIMQVPL, from the coding sequence ATGGAAATCCTTAAATTAGACGCACCAGAGAGACTGGGGCCATGCAGCGAACATGGGGAAAGCATTGATCAGATGGTAGATCTGACAGCCCACTGGAGAGCCCAGCATGGCAAGGGTGATGGAGATGAGAAAAGCTTCAGCACCATGGGGAGCCACGTAGGTACCACACAGCCAGGAGAGAGAGCACATGAGTATGCCAAATGTGGGAAACGCTTTGTTAAGAAGGGGAATCTCAGAGCCCATCGGAGACCTCACAGGAGACAGGGCCCTGAGGAACCCAGTGGGTGTGAGGGAAATACAACAGCAACAGATCTCACAGCCCATCGGAGACCTCTCAGGAGACAAGGCTCACAGGAACCCAACAGGTGTGAGAGAGATCTGACAGGAGATCTCATAAGACACAAGACAAGCACTACAGAAGCGGAACCATCCCCCAGCCTGGAAGTCGAGGAAAGCCACCAGGGAGCACTCTCCGCCCCAAGGGGAGGCCTGAGGAGAAAGCGGACTCACAcgtgctctgagtgcgggaagaAGTTCAGCAAGAAAGGCAACCTCACCAAGCATCAGCGCACCCACCGGGACGAGCGGCCATTCAAgtgtggccaatgccagaagaGCTTCTTCGTGAGGTCCCAGCTTGCCCAGCAcgagaggatccacacaggggagcGGCCGTACAAGTGCGCCGAGTGCGGCAAATGCTTCACCCAGAAGTCCAACATCATCATTCACCAGAGGATCCACACGGGGGAGCGGCCCTTTAAATGCGCTgactgcgggaagagcttcatcGACAAGTCGCAGCTCATCACACACCGCCGGACCCACACGGGGGAGCGGCCCTTCACATGCAGCGAGTGCGGGAAGGGGTTCCGGCAGAAGATCACCCTGATCAcgcaccagagaatccacacaagGGAGGAGCCCTACACCTGTCCTCAGTGCAGCAAGAGCTTCAGCCAGAAGGCCAACCTCATGAGGCACCAGCTGATCCACACGCGGGAAGGGCCGTACATATGCACCGAGTGCGGAGAGAGCTACAGTGCCATCGGGCACCTGAAGAGGCACCAGCTGATCCATGCCGGGGACAGGCCCCACGTCTGCACTAAATGCGGGAAGAACTTCACCCGCAAATCAAGCCTCAACAGGCACCAAGAGATCCACGCCAACGACAGGCCGTATGCGGTGGTGGCAGCAGAAAACCTCACCGTGGTCTATGAGATAATGCAGGTCCCGCTCTAG
- the LOC102936602 gene encoding zinc finger protein 260 has translation MLTGVTMKDPAKRVAQKPHTCLECGKSFSKKGNLKRHQRIHTAEELYPCSECGRRFTTRGHLTTHQSIHTGERPFQCDECGRCFRLEICLAAHRKTHTKGGPYICVHCGKSLSTRIYFSIHMRTHKEKRPYACTECGKSFVKKGTLTAHKEIHKRDKPFKCSDCSRCFGQSATLVAHQKIHLRGGPFICTECGKSLSTKRYFNVHQRNHAKQRLQEATGHVNGMPLRVIQIKEEPDVAFKQEDSFSLGKNVTIPGAHSEDRPQEGTDCGTQSSPKILVSAPWGIQTKEEPDTYPEHERDIITVAHQNSYIKEEPQTNPDYDNQFNPKMPLFPPWGIQATKEAGVDNEHQRDVTMIGNLAACQKPRIKEEPQESADHESNFSQKTSLSIIQRIQIKEGAGADGEHGESCSPKKKHRKRQRTSKEGTPGACTESRANTKCKKNPLTKNSPKAERIFPCPECGKNFNQKSNLTRHRKIHTSEGPYKCNECGESFRMNRKLIRHQRIHMSEPFKCTECGKSFTQRSNLVRHQRIHTREEPYKCPECEKTFNQKANLFRHQTIHIRMGPCKCTKCGKCFTQKKNLIRHQTLHSRGGAYKCTVCGKRYRLKKYLRRHQKIHMREGPTGRAKRGEKLGAPGSISNHPQMHPEQKALPAVKSEESLTCEGNL, from the coding sequence ATGCTGACGGGTGTCACCATGAAAGACCCTGCAAAGCGCGTGGCCCAGAAGCCGCATACGTGCCTGGAGTGCGGGAAATCCTTCAGCAAGAAGGGAAATCTGAAGAGAcaccagaggatccacacagcAGAGGAGCTCTACCCCTGCAGTGAGTGCGGGAGGCGCTTCACCACAAGGGGACACCTGACCACCCACCAGAGCATCCACACCGGAGAGAGGCCCTTCCAGTGCGACGAGTGCGGACGGTGCTTCCGGCTGGAGATATGCCTGGCTGCCCACCGGAAGACACACACCAAAGGCGGGCCGTATATCTGCGTCCACTGTGGGAAGAGCCTGAGCACACGCATCTACTTCAGCATCCACATGAGAACCCACAAGGAAAAGCGGCCATACGCTTGCACCgagtgtgggaagagctttgTGAAGAAGGGGACGCTGACGGCACACAAGGAGATACACAAACGGGATAAGCCTTTCAAGTGCTCCGACTGCAGCCGGTGCTTTGGCCAGAGTGCAACGCTGGTGGCTCACCAGAAAATCCACCTCCGCGGCGGGCCATTCATATGCaccgagtgcgggaaaagcttgaGCACCAAGAGGTATTTTAATGTCCACCAGAGGAACCACGCAAAGCAGAGGCTACAGGAAGCCACTGGCCATGTAAATGGCATGCCTCTCCGGGTCATCCAGATTAAAGAGGAACCGGACGTGGCCTTCAAACAAGAGGATAGTTTTAGCCTGGGGAAGAACGTTACAATACCAGGAGCTCACTCAGAGGACAGACCCCAGGAAGGTACTGACTGTGGAACCCAATCCAGCCCAAAGATCCTTGTTAGCGCTCCGTGGGGAATCCAGACTAAGGAGGAACCAGACACATACCCCGAACACGAGAGAGACATCATTACAGTAGCGCACCAGAACTCTTACATCAAGGAAGAACCACAGACCAACCCCGACTATGACAACCAATTCAATCCAAAGATGCCTCTCTTTCCTCCATGGGGAATCCAGGCTACAAAGGAAGCTGGGGTGGACAACGAACACCAGAGGGATGTCACTATGATCGGCAATCTTGCGGCATGCCAGAAACCCCGCATCAAGGAAGAACCACAGGAGAGCGCAGACCATGAAAGCAACTTCAGTCAAAAGACATCTCTTAGCATCATCCAGAGGATCCAGATTAAAGAGGGAGCCGGGGCGGATGGCGAACATGGGGAAAGCTgcagcccaaagaaaaaacatAGAAAACGCCAGAGAACCAGCAAAGAGGGGACTCCTGGTGCATGTACCGAGAGCCGGGCAAACACAAAATGCAAGAAAAATCCCTTGACGAAGAACAGTCCCAAAGCGGAGAGGATATTTCCGTGTCCCGAGTGTGGCAAAAACTTCAACCAGAAGTCGAATCTTACTAGGCACCGGAAGATCCACACCAGCGAGGGGCCTTATAAGTGCAACGAGTGCGGGGAGAGTTTCCGGATGAACAGGAAGCTTATcaggcatcagagaatccacatgaGCGAGCCCTTTAAATGcaccgagtgtgggaaaagcttcacccAGAGGTCGAACCTCGTGAGGCACCAGCGGATCCACACCAGGGAGGAGCCGTACAAATGTCCCGAATGCGAGAAGACCTTCAATCAGAAGGCCAACCTCTTCAGGCACCAGACGATCCACATCAGGATGGGACCGTGCAAATGCACCAAGTGTGGGAAATGCTTCACTCAGAAGAAAAACCTTATTAGACACCAGACGCTGCACTCCAGGGGCGGGGCTTATAAATGCACGGTGTGTGGGAAACGGTACAGGCTGAAGAAATATCTGAGAAGGCACCAGAAAATCCACATGAGGGAGGGACCCACCGGGCGTGCAAAGCGGGGGGAAAAGCTGGGGGCACCGGGGAGCATTAGCAACCACCCCCAGATGCACCCAGAACAAAAAGCACTCCCGGCTGTGAAAAGTGAGGAGAGCTTAACATGTGAGGGCAACCTCTAG